A genome region from Mycobacterium sp. 3519A includes the following:
- a CDS encoding glutamine amidotransferase, whose amino-acid sequence MATATPFLLLSIRAEDAAADDEYGAMMRFAGLDADGMHRIRLTHQSLGEIDLADWSGIILGGGPYNVSDPAESKSPTQQRVEAELLPLIARIVDADFPFLGCCYGVGTLGSVVGASVDRTYPEPVGAMTITLTDEGRRDPLFVDMPEVFDAYGGHKEGVSALPSQLVRLAYSADCPFQAFRAGANVYATQFHPELDADGICTRIDVYKDYGYFAPETAESLKSDALQHSVEHPPAILRSFAQRYARGA is encoded by the coding sequence ATGGCGACAGCTACCCCGTTTCTGCTGCTCTCGATACGGGCCGAGGACGCCGCGGCCGACGACGAGTACGGGGCGATGATGCGCTTCGCAGGGCTGGATGCCGACGGGATGCACCGCATCCGGCTCACACACCAGTCGCTGGGCGAGATCGACCTCGCCGACTGGTCGGGCATCATCCTCGGCGGCGGGCCGTACAACGTCAGTGACCCCGCGGAGTCGAAATCGCCGACGCAGCAACGAGTCGAAGCGGAACTGCTGCCGCTGATCGCGCGGATCGTCGACGCCGATTTCCCGTTCCTCGGCTGCTGTTACGGCGTCGGCACGCTCGGTTCCGTCGTCGGTGCGTCCGTCGACCGCACGTATCCGGAACCCGTCGGCGCCATGACCATCACCCTGACCGACGAGGGCCGCCGAGATCCGTTGTTCGTCGACATGCCGGAGGTGTTCGACGCCTACGGCGGACACAAGGAAGGCGTCAGCGCACTGCCGTCGCAGCTTGTCCGCCTTGCGTACTCCGCGGACTGTCCTTTCCAGGCGTTCCGCGCTGGCGCCAACGTGTACGCGACGCAGTTCCACCCCGAACTCGACGCCGACGGCATATGCACCCGCATCGATGTCTACAAGGACTACGGCTACTTCGCGCCGGAGACGGCGGAGTCGTTGAAGTCGGATGCGTTGCAGCACAGCGTCGAGCATCCGCCTGCGATCCTGCGCAGCTTCGCGCAGCGCTACGCCCGCGGGGCTTGA